The Pseudarthrobacter defluvii DNA window TGGCCGGTCCCCGGCTTAGGGCCAGGAGCCTTCTTCTTCGTGGCAGATCAGCATTTCGCGGACCTCGCAGCCGGTGGGCTGGTTGAGGGCGAAGAGAATGGCCTGCGCGGTGTTGGCGGGGTCGTTGAGCCGGGAATCGTCCTGCGGCTTGTACTGTTCGGTGCGGTCATCGAAGAACCGGGTCTTCATGCCGCCGGGGATCATGGTGGTGACCCCGATCTGGCCGCCGGTTTCCGCGGCCAGTGCGTGGCTGAAGCCCACCACGCCAAACTTGGAAGCACAGTAGGCGGTGGCGTCGGCCACGGCGCGCTTGCCCAGGGTGGAGGCCACGGTCACCACGCGGCCGTGGGTTTCCTTCAGGTACGGCAGGGCCGCACGCACTGTGGAGACGGTGCCCATCAGGTTGACCCCGATGACCTTTTCCCACTCGGTGGCTTCGACGTCGGCGAGCTTGCCGCAACGATCGATCCCGGCCGCGGTAACCACGGCGTCCAGGCCCCCAAGCGTCTCTGCGGCTTCACGTACCGCCTGTTCCACGGCGGCGCGGTCCGCCACATCCACTTCGAACGCCTTCACGCCGGAGACGCTGCTGATGTCGCGGTCCAGGACCACCGGGGTGCCTCCTGAACGGAGGACGGCTTCGACGACGGCGGCCCCCAGTCCGGAGGCACCTCCCGTGACCAGGACGCGGCCGGGCGTGGTGGAGGCAGTTGCAGTTGGTTCTGCAGTCATGGTGTTCCTTTCAATGGGGAAAACAAGTCGATCAGTAAGCAGGTTCAGCTGACCTTGGCGAGGGCATCCGCCA harbors:
- a CDS encoding SDR family oxidoreductase, yielding MTAEPTATASTTPGRVLVTGGASGLGAAVVEAVLRSGGTPVVLDRDISSVSGVKAFEVDVADRAAVEQAVREAAETLGGLDAVVTAAGIDRCGKLADVEATEWEKVIGVNLMGTVSTVRAALPYLKETHGRVVTVASTLGKRAVADATAYCASKFGVVGFSHALAAETGGQIGVTTMIPGGMKTRFFDDRTEQYKPQDDSRLNDPANTAQAILFALNQPTGCEVREMLICHEEEGSWP